In Novipirellula galeiformis, one DNA window encodes the following:
- the tsaB gene encoding tRNA (adenosine(37)-N6)-threonylcarbamoyltransferase complex dimerization subunit type 1 TsaB, translated as MNVGNPRELPIQLAIETTGKTGSAALMRGTDVLLQRQVGEQSRTAAAIGPCLDEMLAWCRSEQKKIDFISVADGPGSFTGLRIGVTAAKMLSYALQLPLISVDSLASVAAVVFAEHTDVDALIVGLDAYRGQVFTGQFARTEILPELDAIPTTWTPYPATVQIVSSEAWAALLASGLEASLGLAGDAKPFGDRAEQRLTRSAVDAFGVGLIALRAANQSMFRDPFELVPRYLRPSAAEEALG; from the coding sequence ATGAACGTTGGAAATCCACGCGAATTGCCGATTCAGTTGGCGATCGAAACGACCGGCAAGACGGGATCGGCGGCGCTCATGCGGGGAACCGACGTGTTGCTGCAACGCCAAGTGGGAGAGCAATCGCGTACCGCGGCAGCGATCGGCCCCTGTCTGGATGAAATGCTTGCTTGGTGTCGATCGGAGCAGAAAAAGATCGATTTTATTTCGGTCGCCGACGGTCCAGGCTCGTTTACGGGGCTGAGAATTGGCGTGACCGCTGCAAAAATGCTGAGCTACGCGCTGCAATTGCCACTGATTTCGGTCGATTCACTGGCCTCCGTCGCGGCGGTCGTCTTCGCGGAGCACACCGATGTCGATGCGTTGATCGTGGGGTTGGATGCGTATCGCGGCCAGGTTTTCACAGGTCAGTTCGCACGGACTGAAATTTTACCCGAGCTGGATGCGATTCCAACGACTTGGACTCCATATCCCGCAACGGTTCAAATTGTCAGCTCCGAAGCTTGGGCCGCTTTGCTGGCATCCGGCTTGGAAGCTTCCCTGGGATTGGCTGGGGATGCGAAGCCATTTGGAGATCGAGCCGAGCAGCGATTGACTCGCTCGGCGGTCGATGCGTTTGGCGTCGGGTTGATCGCGCTGCGCGCGGCAAACCAATCGATGTTCCGCGATCCATTTGAATTGGTCCCACGCTACCTTAGGCCCAGTGCGGCCGAAGAGGCGCTCGGCTAA
- a CDS encoding metallophosphoesterase family protein: MKRALISDIHGNLEALTAVLADIKSIPVDEIYCLGDVIGYGPNPCECLDLVMQHCQATILGNHDQAALFDPDGFNPMALQAIYWTRDQLDNGPGSAQQINSRWDFLGELPRLVDQGEYRFVHGSPRDPTNEYVFPEDIFNQRKMEVLFAKLEYVCFMGHTHLPGVFTTECEFVSPDECDNVYQLGASKAMVNVGSVGQPRDEDNRACYAILDTDAKTVTYRRVDYDRDVTANKVYAIAELSNALGDRLKHGR, encoded by the coding sequence GTGAAACGCGCGCTGATCAGTGACATTCACGGAAACCTTGAAGCACTGACTGCAGTGTTGGCTGACATTAAATCAATCCCTGTCGACGAGATTTACTGTCTTGGCGACGTGATTGGTTACGGCCCGAATCCGTGTGAATGCCTCGATTTGGTAATGCAGCATTGCCAAGCCACCATCCTGGGCAACCACGATCAAGCGGCCTTGTTTGATCCGGATGGTTTTAACCCGATGGCGTTGCAAGCGATCTATTGGACGCGTGACCAATTGGACAATGGTCCGGGATCGGCTCAGCAAATCAATTCGCGATGGGATTTCTTGGGTGAGTTGCCACGGTTGGTTGATCAGGGGGAATACCGTTTTGTGCACGGTTCACCGCGGGACCCGACGAACGAATACGTCTTTCCCGAAGACATCTTCAATCAACGCAAGATGGAGGTGCTGTTTGCCAAGCTCGAGTACGTTTGCTTTATGGGGCACACCCATCTTCCCGGCGTGTTCACGACCGAGTGTGAATTTGTCTCGCCCGATGAGTGCGACAACGTGTATCAATTGGGAGCGTCCAAAGCGATGGTGAACGTCGGCAGCGTCGGTCAGCCACGTGATGAGGATAACCGTGCGTGTTACGCGATTCTTGATACCGATGCAAAAACGGTCACGTACCGGCGAGTCGATTATGACCGCGATGTGACGGCCAATAAGGTTTATGCGATCGCCGAACTTTCCAATGCACTGGGCGACCGACTCAAGCATGGGCGTTGA
- a CDS encoding metallophosphoesterase family protein, whose product MTRTAILSDIHGNLAALRAVLADLESRNVDRIVCLGDVVGYGPQPCACLDHAIEFAFCVLGNHDSSALFDPEGFNIAAEQAIFWTRAQLECGRDGPEASRRRMEFLCKLPRTVREGGVLFVHGSPRSPTNEYVFPEDTQNNKKMEKLFSMIPHLCFQGHTHVPGIFTPELRFIRPMELAGGYGVADKTQRLMINVGSVGQPRDGDPRSCYAIYDEEIVEFHRVEYDIEETVKEIEAEPELDNFLGYRLREGR is encoded by the coding sequence TTGACCCGGACCGCCATTCTTAGTGATATCCACGGTAATTTAGCCGCCTTGCGCGCGGTGCTCGCAGACCTCGAATCCAGAAACGTGGATCGCATCGTTTGCCTGGGAGATGTCGTCGGCTATGGCCCCCAACCGTGTGCGTGCTTGGACCACGCGATCGAATTCGCTTTCTGTGTGTTAGGCAATCACGACAGCAGTGCGTTGTTTGACCCGGAGGGGTTCAATATCGCCGCCGAGCAAGCCATTTTTTGGACGAGAGCCCAATTGGAATGCGGACGCGACGGCCCCGAAGCGAGCCGCCGGCGAATGGAGTTTCTGTGCAAGTTGCCCCGCACGGTCCGCGAAGGGGGAGTGTTATTCGTGCACGGATCCCCGCGAAGCCCTACCAACGAGTACGTCTTCCCTGAGGACACTCAGAACAACAAAAAGATGGAAAAGCTGTTTTCCATGATTCCGCATCTCTGCTTCCAAGGACACACGCACGTCCCCGGAATCTTCACCCCCGAATTACGCTTCATTCGGCCGATGGAGTTGGCCGGAGGTTACGGCGTCGCGGACAAAACCCAGCGATTGATGATCAACGTCGGCAGCGTCGGACAACCGCGTGACGGGGATCCACGCAGTTGCTACGCGATCTATGATGAAGAAATCGTCGAGTTTCATCGAGTCGAGTACGACATTGAAGAAACGGTCAAAGAGATCGAGGCCGAACCCGAGCTGGACAACTTTTTAGGCTACCGGTTGCGAGAAGGCCGCTAA
- the ftsH gene encoding ATP-dependent zinc metalloprotease FtsH produces MTDEKRNDKRKKSGNNEPRSGGNMWLVLAAIVAAVLLSTFLFSNQNHRLRYPDLLTLLQKEADARSNESARSNESARSDESARGEESALLASDAKPAERADSQPQSDSESQPVDSQTESGDAKPADFEGPNSRVLVVSSTSDSEKTVEYSRPRDLKVSEEKITGTILFRALGSSSADTAQRSPFETIHTAGNETEDRRLAELLTASGVVWDNDRPSRFFEQHWPELLMIGVLVLLGIMMLRRIGGVGSPMSFSRSRGKLYGQEELPLTFGDVAGIEEAVDEVREVVDFLKNSDKYQSLGGRIPKGVLLVGPPGTGKTLLAKAIAGEAGVPFFSLSGSDFVEMFVGVGAARVRDMFQQATSRAPCIIFIDELDALGKSRSGSVVGGHDEREQTLNALLVEMDGFDSNSGVIIVAATNRPETLDPALLRPGRFDRHVLVDRPDVAGREEILKVHVKNVRLDDKVELREIASITPGFVGADLANLVNEAALLAARAEKQTVGIEQFNEAVERVTAGLEKKNRVMNEEEKIRVAYHEAGHAIVAAALPNTDPVHKVSIIPRGLAALGYTMQRPESERYLMTKTELESNMKVLLAGTLTEEMTFQDISTGAQNDLERCTEIARSMVMDYGMSRMGRINFRRSSRSAFLASSGGDGYQMNHSEEMAKMIDKEVARIIEDALVQTREILEQRRDVLEAVTQRLLEVEAIDSDELMRLIKENSRGPWLVPGTVTEKPKAVMPPVVDGDARKSETP; encoded by the coding sequence ATGACCGACGAAAAGCGAAACGACAAACGAAAGAAATCGGGTAATAACGAACCGCGTTCCGGAGGGAACATGTGGTTGGTGCTCGCCGCGATCGTGGCTGCCGTTCTGCTAAGTACGTTCTTGTTCAGCAATCAGAACCACCGCTTGCGCTATCCCGACCTGTTGACATTGCTGCAAAAGGAAGCGGACGCCCGTAGCAATGAATCCGCCCGTAGCAATGAATCCGCCCGTAGTGATGAATCCGCCCGTGGCGAGGAGTCTGCTCTGCTCGCATCCGACGCCAAACCGGCGGAGCGAGCCGACTCACAGCCGCAATCGGACTCCGAATCGCAGCCCGTCGACTCGCAGACGGAATCTGGCGACGCAAAGCCTGCCGATTTCGAGGGGCCCAATTCGCGGGTCTTGGTCGTCTCGTCGACTAGCGATTCGGAAAAAACGGTCGAATACAGTCGTCCTCGCGATCTGAAAGTGTCCGAGGAAAAGATTACCGGCACCATTTTGTTCCGTGCCCTGGGATCGAGTTCCGCGGACACTGCTCAGCGGAGCCCATTTGAAACGATCCACACCGCGGGCAACGAAACCGAAGATCGACGGCTCGCAGAACTGTTGACCGCTTCGGGAGTGGTTTGGGACAACGATCGCCCCAGTCGGTTTTTTGAGCAGCATTGGCCCGAGTTGCTGATGATTGGCGTGTTGGTGTTGCTGGGGATCATGATGCTTCGTCGCATCGGGGGCGTGGGGTCGCCGATGTCGTTCTCGCGAAGTCGCGGGAAGCTTTACGGTCAAGAGGAATTGCCGCTCACGTTTGGCGACGTCGCGGGGATCGAAGAAGCGGTCGATGAAGTGCGCGAAGTTGTCGACTTTTTAAAGAACAGCGATAAGTACCAATCGCTGGGGGGCCGTATTCCCAAGGGAGTGTTGTTGGTTGGCCCTCCAGGAACCGGCAAGACGTTGCTCGCCAAAGCGATCGCGGGCGAAGCGGGAGTGCCGTTTTTCAGTTTGTCGGGCAGCGATTTTGTCGAGATGTTTGTCGGCGTGGGTGCCGCTCGTGTTCGCGACATGTTCCAACAAGCGACCAGCCGCGCCCCGTGCATCATCTTTATCGACGAGCTCGATGCGTTAGGCAAAAGCCGCAGCGGCAGCGTCGTGGGGGGGCACGATGAACGCGAGCAAACTCTCAATGCGTTGTTGGTCGAAATGGACGGGTTCGATTCGAATTCGGGAGTGATTATCGTTGCCGCAACCAACCGTCCGGAGACCTTGGATCCGGCATTGTTGCGTCCGGGGCGTTTCGATCGGCACGTTTTGGTCGATCGGCCCGATGTCGCCGGTCGTGAGGAGATCCTCAAGGTCCACGTCAAAAACGTTCGCTTGGATGACAAGGTCGAGCTGCGTGAGATCGCGTCGATTACACCTGGTTTCGTCGGCGCCGACTTGGCCAACCTGGTGAACGAGGCAGCTTTGCTGGCGGCACGCGCTGAAAAGCAAACCGTAGGAATCGAGCAGTTCAATGAAGCGGTCGAGCGAGTCACCGCGGGGCTCGAGAAAAAGAACCGCGTCATGAACGAAGAGGAAAAAATTCGCGTGGCCTATCACGAAGCCGGTCATGCGATCGTGGCCGCGGCGCTGCCGAACACCGACCCCGTTCACAAGGTCAGTATCATTCCACGTGGCTTGGCCGCACTTGGGTACACGATGCAGCGTCCCGAGTCGGAGCGTTACTTGATGACGAAGACCGAATTGGAAAGCAACATGAAAGTGTTGCTCGCCGGCACGTTGACCGAAGAGATGACGTTCCAGGATATCAGCACCGGAGCCCAGAATGATCTGGAACGTTGCACCGAGATCGCGCGCAGCATGGTGATGGACTACGGCATGAGCCGGATGGGGCGAATCAATTTTCGCCGCAGTTCGCGATCCGCGTTTCTGGCCAGCAGTGGTGGCGATGGCTACCAAATGAACCACAGCGAAGAAATGGCGAAGATGATCGACAAGGAAGTCGCTCGCATCATTGAAGACGCCTTGGTGCAAACGCGTGAAATCCTCGAGCAACGTCGCGATGTGCTCGAAGCGGTCACCCAGCGATTGCTCGAAGTCGAAGCGATCGACAGTGACGAATTGATGCGTTTGATCAAAGAGAATTCGCGCGGGCCATGGTTGGTGCCTGGAACCGTTACCGAGAAACCCAAAGCCGTCATGCCTCCCGTCGTGGATGGCGATGCACGCAAATCGGAAACGCCCTAA
- a CDS encoding 1-deoxy-D-xylulose-5-phosphate reductoisomerase has product MQQRDSGLEKRNDCPTVNVAVLGATGSIGTATIDVLHHLDRIDPTTTWNLWAASGHRNVALLSELAGQFTRPPTQIAVSDPASAATFAAGKSLAKTQLVTGPEALVEIASAPEVDVVVAAIVGRAGLESTLAAVESGKRVALANKETLVVAGSLVQSTLKKAESVAARSGPAPSTPTPSGPARSSPARSSPARSSPSDAPRSGAELLPVDSEHSAIFQCLGEQQAAVSGVPACKPRKLILTASGGPFRNASMQEMHDATPQRALQHPTWEMGKKISIDSATMMNKALEVIEARWLFDIPAESIEVVVHPQSIIHSMVEFEDGSVIAQLSPPDMRLPIQYALTYPRRLACETPTLDRSRPWDLTLQPVDRERFPALELGFEVARVGGTAGSVVNAANEEAVGLFLDGKIRFTDIVPACRRALENHHHETQPTLTRLLELDRWARAEVRKHYA; this is encoded by the coding sequence GTGCAACAGCGTGACAGCGGCTTGGAAAAGCGAAACGATTGCCCCACGGTGAATGTCGCGGTTCTCGGAGCGACGGGCAGCATCGGCACGGCAACGATCGACGTGCTGCACCACTTGGACCGCATTGACCCCACAACGACGTGGAACCTATGGGCGGCATCGGGACACCGGAACGTCGCATTATTGAGCGAATTAGCGGGACAATTCACTCGCCCCCCAACACAGATTGCGGTTTCGGATCCCGCATCGGCGGCAACATTCGCCGCCGGAAAATCGCTGGCCAAGACCCAGCTCGTCACAGGCCCCGAGGCGCTGGTCGAGATCGCGTCGGCCCCGGAAGTCGATGTGGTGGTGGCCGCGATCGTCGGTCGTGCGGGACTCGAAAGCACGCTGGCGGCGGTGGAGTCGGGCAAACGAGTCGCTTTGGCAAACAAAGAAACCTTGGTCGTTGCCGGCTCGCTCGTGCAATCGACGCTGAAGAAGGCTGAATCGGTCGCCGCTCGTTCTGGCCCCGCTCCGTCCACCCCCACTCCGTCTGGCCCCGCTCGTTCTAGCCCCGCTCGTTCTAGCCCCGCTCGTTCTAGCCCCTCTGATGCTCCCCGCAGCGGCGCCGAGTTATTGCCGGTCGACAGCGAGCATTCGGCGATTTTTCAGTGCTTGGGGGAGCAACAAGCTGCGGTTTCGGGCGTCCCCGCCTGCAAACCACGCAAATTGATCCTGACGGCCAGCGGCGGCCCGTTTCGCAATGCATCGATGCAGGAGATGCACGACGCAACGCCTCAACGGGCGCTCCAACATCCGACCTGGGAGATGGGGAAAAAGATCTCGATCGACTCGGCAACGATGATGAACAAGGCACTCGAAGTGATCGAGGCCCGTTGGTTGTTCGACATTCCTGCCGAATCGATCGAGGTCGTCGTGCATCCGCAATCGATCATCCATTCGATGGTGGAATTCGAGGACGGCTCGGTGATTGCCCAACTGAGCCCACCGGATATGCGTTTACCGATTCAGTACGCATTGACCTACCCGAGACGCTTGGCCTGCGAAACGCCAACCTTGGACCGGTCACGACCATGGGACCTCACGCTGCAACCGGTCGACCGAGAGCGGTTTCCTGCGTTGGAACTTGGATTCGAGGTTGCCCGGGTGGGCGGAACGGCCGGATCGGTGGTCAATGCGGCCAACGAGGAAGCGGTCGGTCTGTTCTTGGACGGAAAAATTCGCTTTACTGACATCGTGCCCGCTTGTCGCCGAGCGTTGGAAAACCATCATCACGAAACCCAACCGACCCTAACCCGGTTGCTGGAACTCGACCGTTGGGCTCGTGCCGAAGTTCGCAAACACTATGCTTAA
- a CDS encoding site-2 protease family protein, translating to MFIDLLAQALPLAATDEAGILSSLATQIWQWGLVALGIGLVIFVHELGHFVAAKSFGVKCEKFYVGFDVPIQIGPIKFPRTLGKFQYGETEYGIGIVPLGGYVKMLGQDDDPRKAEEEAKRIRVAGDDSEGDEDVNDAAPAQLDPRSFPAKPVWQRMIIISAGVVMNLITGILFAAIAYGYGVGYNPSIIGGVTPGGPAWQAGIEPGGQVVSVGDFHDDQMHFREMRMAILTEGLDNPTKPIDLAIRYDDGIRKYSLKTASHPENADVRMIGIVSPTSLELGSKTMAMPGSIADSVLTSEDAGATIVAYDGQPVKQDLIVPSTPFFNYLYSHPTKTISLTLKRTDGSEHQVELPPQQAKMLGARWAMSPITRLVEDGAAAKAGVQVGDVITAFNGNQEIDAYLMPLELISATEPVSMTLRRGEGEAAKTIEVELTPQEALQTHAPDSQISGEIAINRFGFSFHPLPIVASVLPNLLAGDAPAPDSELQPGDELQAVRLITPDSELPKQLQDKRFEPLVAQLRKGWEKDGPMPWGAVIETVQYLPEGTELQVLATRSPKGRVIESQVVVQQDERVWFERGIGLTASESMQKATSVTEAMTLGFREAKRRLQDVFRFLRMATQGRVKMRHVGGPLAIMDLAKQEAERGISPQLLFLTMLSMNLAILNFLPIPALDGGHMVFLIAEAIRGKKLNEQLEMRLTMAGVLMILLLMVVVFANDILRLL from the coding sequence ATGTTCATCGATCTACTTGCCCAAGCTTTGCCATTGGCAGCCACCGACGAGGCTGGCATTCTCTCTTCGCTGGCGACCCAGATTTGGCAATGGGGACTCGTCGCCCTTGGCATTGGATTGGTCATTTTCGTCCACGAACTGGGGCACTTCGTCGCAGCAAAATCGTTTGGAGTGAAGTGCGAAAAGTTCTACGTTGGTTTTGATGTGCCGATTCAAATTGGCCCGATCAAATTCCCTCGCACGCTCGGGAAATTCCAATACGGCGAAACGGAATACGGCATCGGCATCGTTCCTCTCGGGGGGTACGTCAAGATGTTGGGTCAGGACGATGACCCTCGCAAAGCGGAAGAGGAAGCCAAGCGAATCCGCGTTGCCGGGGATGATTCCGAGGGCGACGAGGATGTCAACGACGCTGCCCCCGCCCAGCTTGATCCACGCAGTTTTCCCGCCAAACCCGTTTGGCAGCGCATGATCATCATCAGCGCCGGCGTGGTCATGAACTTGATCACCGGCATTTTGTTTGCCGCGATCGCGTACGGTTACGGAGTCGGCTACAACCCCTCGATCATCGGCGGCGTCACGCCTGGGGGTCCGGCGTGGCAAGCCGGCATTGAACCGGGCGGACAAGTCGTCTCGGTAGGTGACTTTCATGACGATCAGATGCATTTTCGCGAAATGCGAATGGCGATCCTCACCGAAGGGCTCGACAATCCGACCAAGCCCATCGATTTGGCGATCCGTTACGATGACGGGATTCGCAAATACAGCCTAAAAACGGCATCGCATCCGGAAAATGCCGACGTGCGGATGATTGGCATCGTCAGCCCAACCTCGCTCGAACTGGGCTCAAAAACGATGGCGATGCCCGGCAGCATCGCCGATTCGGTGCTGACCTCCGAAGACGCCGGCGCGACGATCGTGGCCTACGACGGCCAGCCCGTAAAACAGGACTTGATCGTCCCTTCGACGCCCTTTTTCAACTACCTGTATTCGCATCCCACCAAGACGATCTCGTTGACCCTTAAGCGGACCGATGGATCGGAGCACCAAGTCGAGCTGCCGCCGCAACAGGCCAAGATGCTCGGGGCGCGCTGGGCGATGAGCCCGATCACCCGCCTCGTCGAAGATGGCGCCGCGGCAAAAGCGGGAGTCCAAGTGGGGGACGTGATCACGGCGTTTAATGGCAACCAAGAAATCGATGCCTACCTAATGCCACTCGAACTGATCTCCGCAACGGAACCGGTCTCGATGACATTGCGACGGGGTGAAGGCGAGGCAGCCAAAACGATCGAAGTCGAATTGACGCCTCAAGAGGCACTGCAAACCCACGCTCCGGATTCGCAGATTTCGGGTGAAATTGCGATCAATCGCTTTGGATTTTCATTCCACCCGCTGCCCATTGTCGCGAGCGTATTGCCGAACCTGCTTGCCGGCGACGCCCCCGCTCCGGACAGCGAATTGCAACCGGGCGACGAACTCCAAGCGGTCCGATTGATCACGCCCGATAGCGAATTACCCAAGCAATTGCAGGACAAACGCTTTGAGCCGTTGGTCGCCCAACTCCGCAAAGGCTGGGAAAAAGATGGCCCCATGCCCTGGGGAGCCGTGATCGAAACGGTTCAGTACTTGCCCGAAGGGACGGAACTGCAAGTGCTGGCCACCCGATCTCCCAAAGGTCGTGTGATTGAATCCCAAGTTGTTGTTCAGCAAGACGAGCGGGTTTGGTTCGAGCGTGGCATTGGGTTGACCGCAAGCGAATCGATGCAAAAGGCCACGTCGGTAACCGAAGCGATGACGCTCGGATTTCGCGAAGCCAAACGCCGCTTGCAAGATGTCTTCCGTTTCTTACGCATGGCCACTCAAGGTCGCGTAAAAATGCGTCACGTCGGTGGCCCGTTGGCGATCATGGACCTTGCCAAGCAGGAAGCCGAACGCGGCATCTCGCCCCAATTGTTGTTCCTGACAATGTTGAGCATGAACTTGGCCATTTTGAACTTCTTGCCGATCCCCGCGCTTGACGGGGGTCACATGGTGTTCTTGATTGCCGAAGCGATTCGCGGCAAGAAACTCAACGAGCAGCTCGAGATGCGGCTGACGATGGCCGGGGTGCTGATGATCCTGCTGCTGATGGTGGTGGTGTTTGCCAACGACATCCTGCGTCTGCTGTAA
- a CDS encoding class I SAM-dependent methyltransferase yields MQQGPPDEQIAAYEAAIATLETTLAGNPNSALVKQLRHELGGDQVLELTAIALLQKKARHKLGPGIWWATDRALQQATPWQVAKLKASWFGEQLVYDLCCGIGGDAIQLAKRPGQPQGVIAVDIDPVIIAYAAANLRHACSETQLDCEVAETRCQDVLQLEIPAHAAIHLDPDRRIGGKRTTRPEDYQPQLSEVMPRIKAAPAAIIKLAPAAKLDLDPDLGEHAHRCWISLAGSVREQSLLLGDALTRAGMISGSLSAIAVNNRGSVARFDLGDYPVAKLDSLRVASVASPGRWIVDPDAAIRAAGLTEAFAMEHGLKTLGGPPGFLTSEGDLDSETLEKVRLIATVGEVIWSGSCDERKIRRELRRRNSHAERIKVRGSGHDPAVLSKRFRECGETPIGLWIGRAGRGVFAAFSD; encoded by the coding sequence ATGCAACAAGGCCCCCCCGACGAGCAGATCGCCGCCTATGAAGCGGCGATCGCAACGCTTGAAACGACGCTAGCGGGTAACCCCAATTCAGCGCTCGTCAAACAACTTCGCCACGAGCTAGGGGGGGACCAGGTTCTTGAATTGACCGCGATTGCGTTGCTGCAAAAAAAAGCCCGTCACAAATTGGGCCCCGGAATCTGGTGGGCGACCGACCGCGCCCTACAACAAGCCACCCCTTGGCAAGTCGCAAAGCTAAAGGCCAGTTGGTTCGGCGAACAACTAGTGTACGACCTGTGCTGCGGGATCGGAGGCGATGCAATCCAGCTCGCCAAACGGCCCGGTCAACCCCAAGGGGTGATCGCCGTCGACATCGATCCGGTGATCATCGCCTACGCGGCCGCCAACCTTCGCCACGCGTGCTCCGAAACACAGCTCGACTGCGAAGTAGCCGAAACGCGTTGCCAAGATGTCTTGCAGCTCGAGATCCCTGCCCACGCCGCGATTCACTTGGACCCCGATCGCCGGATCGGGGGAAAACGCACGACTCGGCCCGAAGACTATCAACCACAACTCAGCGAAGTGATGCCGCGAATCAAGGCGGCTCCCGCGGCGATCATCAAATTGGCTCCCGCAGCGAAACTCGATCTTGATCCCGATCTCGGGGAGCACGCCCACCGTTGTTGGATTTCGCTCGCTGGCAGCGTGCGCGAACAATCGCTCCTGCTTGGCGATGCGTTGACTCGTGCGGGAATGATCTCGGGCTCGTTGTCCGCGATCGCAGTAAACAACCGGGGGAGCGTCGCCCGTTTCGATTTAGGGGATTACCCCGTTGCCAAGCTCGATTCACTTCGCGTGGCGTCGGTTGCATCGCCGGGACGCTGGATTGTCGATCCCGATGCGGCGATTCGCGCGGCCGGTTTAACCGAAGCGTTCGCGATGGAGCATGGGCTTAAAACACTCGGCGGCCCCCCCGGCTTTTTGACGAGCGAGGGCGATCTCGACTCTGAAACACTCGAAAAGGTGCGTTTGATCGCCACCGTTGGGGAAGTGATTTGGTCAGGAAGTTGCGATGAGCGAAAAATTCGCCGCGAGCTTCGCCGTCGCAACTCCCACGCCGAACGGATCAAGGTGCGCGGCAGCGGCCATGACCCCGCGGTGCTGAGCAAACGATTTCGCGAATGCGGTGAAACGCCGATCGGGTTGTGGATCGGACGTGCGGGGCGGGGCGTTTTTGCGGCATTTTCCGATTAA
- a CDS encoding 50S ribosomal protein L25 codes for MADVLQVEKRELTGSAATRRLRQSGRIPAVLYGHGETTESLSVPSDEVKALLRHHGKTVELAGALNETAMVYAMQWDPLGIEVLHLDLMRVNLSEKVDVTVTILLRGEPVGVREGGILIENHHDVEVRCSAGTIPESVDLNVADLHLGASLTAADIELPEGVELVTPADTVVAHVEAPRGEQSADEAEEAGAEPDVIAKGAPKDEED; via the coding sequence ATGGCAGACGTATTGCAGGTCGAGAAGCGTGAGCTAACAGGCTCCGCTGCCACTCGGCGTTTGCGTCAGAGCGGTCGAATCCCCGCTGTACTGTACGGACACGGCGAAACTACTGAGTCGCTATCGGTCCCATCGGACGAAGTTAAAGCTCTCTTGCGCCATCACGGCAAGACGGTGGAACTCGCTGGTGCACTCAATGAAACCGCGATGGTTTACGCGATGCAGTGGGATCCCTTGGGGATCGAAGTACTGCACTTGGACCTGATGCGAGTCAATTTGTCAGAAAAAGTGGACGTGACCGTCACGATCCTTCTTCGCGGCGAACCCGTTGGCGTTCGTGAAGGTGGAATCCTGATCGAAAACCACCACGATGTCGAAGTCCGATGCTCGGCGGGTACAATCCCTGAAAGCGTTGACTTGAACGTCGCGGACTTGCACCTCGGCGCCTCGTTGACCGCGGCTGACATCGAGCTACCTGAAGGCGTTGAACTAGTCACGCCAGCGGACACCGTTGTCGCCCACGTCGAAGCACCCCGTGGCGAGCAGTCAGCCGATGAGGCTGAGGAAGCCGGCGCGGAGCCCGATGTGATCGCCAAGGGCGCACCGAAGGACGAGGAAGACTAA
- the pth gene encoding aminoacyl-tRNA hydrolase — MKLIVGLGNPGQKYEQTRHNVGFMAANKVAALISASPSKVRFEGHWAEGNYRGEKLAILWPQTFMNASGQSVRKALDFFKLTPEEMVVLCDDLNLPCGRLRLKRSGSSGGQKGLADIIRHLGAESFPRLRIGIDRPPEGWEVVDYVLGKFNKSEQATIEEATTRAAYATMDWATLGITQTMTEYNGAVDTKPKK; from the coding sequence ATGAAACTGATCGTTGGCCTAGGGAACCCTGGGCAGAAATACGAGCAAACACGACACAATGTCGGTTTCATGGCAGCAAACAAAGTTGCGGCACTGATCTCAGCAAGCCCCTCGAAGGTTCGTTTCGAGGGTCATTGGGCTGAGGGCAATTACCGCGGCGAAAAACTTGCAATCCTGTGGCCACAAACGTTCATGAACGCGAGCGGCCAGAGCGTGAGGAAGGCACTCGATTTTTTTAAGCTGACCCCCGAAGAGATGGTCGTCCTTTGCGATGACCTGAACCTCCCCTGTGGACGACTGAGACTTAAACGCTCGGGATCCTCCGGAGGCCAAAAAGGGTTAGCGGACATCATCCGGCATCTCGGTGCAGAGTCGTTTCCACGACTCCGAATCGGGATCGACCGCCCTCCCGAAGGCTGGGAAGTGGTCGACTACGTGCTGGGGAAGTTCAATAAAAGCGAACAAGCGACCATCGAAGAAGCAACGACCCGCGCCGCCTATGCCACGATGGACTGGGCAACCCTCGGGATCACGCAGACGATGACCGAGTACAACGGCGCGGTCGATACCAAGCCAAAAAAGTGA